The Nicotiana tabacum cultivar K326 chromosome 5, ASM71507v2, whole genome shotgun sequence sequence GGCTCAATATGAGGGAACAAGAAAGAATTTGATAAACTATCATAGAAATATTGTTTACGTGATAATAATACAGATATTTTACAATATGTTTGATTTTAACCAAGTTTAAGTTAGTAGTAATAGATTATCTATAAATATTGGGATCTTTACATAAATAACCggttatatttattatttatttttttaaccatatacataaattatatattcattatacaaaattatacacatataattcataaattatgcatatattatacatccACCGACTATTTTCCGTTTAAGCGATTTGTGATAAGAGTCGGCGTAATAGATCATTGACATACTTGCGCTGAGACAAATGCAAACCAGAAGAATCCCATGACGCCTCGATTCCTAGAAAATAAGATAGTCGCCCAAGATCACGTACAACAAATTGTGATTGCAAGCGGCCTATAAGAGAGCTGATAAGAGTGGGACTAGTGCCTAGCCCAAGGAGGTCATCAACATAGACTAAGCAAAACAACTTCTCTCGCCCAGAGGAGAAGTAGAAGAGGGAACAATCAACCTTAGATCCAGAGAAGCCATATGAAAGTAAAGCATCTGTCAAACATTTGTTCCACATACGAGGGGCTTGTTTAAGCCCATGTAGAGATCGTTTGAGTAGGCAGACATGGTTAGGATAATTGGGATCCACAAACCCAGGGGGTTGAGACATATACACTACCTCGTCTAAGTGACCATGCAGAAATACATTGGAGATGTCAAGCTGAGTAATGTGCCAATTATTGGTAACACCCAAGGATAAGAGAAGGCGGATGGTGGCAGGTTTTACTACTAGGCTAAAGGTGTCAACATAATCAACACCAGGACGTTGATGATATCCCTTCGCAACAAGCCTGACCTTATAACGATCCACAGAACCATCAGGCTTTGTTTTGGTCTTGAAAATCCACTTACACCCAATGACATTTTGAGATTCTGATGGAGGAACGAGTTGTCAAGTACCATTCTGAAGAAGTGCATTATACTCGTCATGCATTGCACGACGCCAATGAGCAAATTTTGCAGCTTCAGAGTATCATGTTGGATCTGTAACCTCATTGGTCTTGGCAGTAAATGATGTAAGTTGCTTAGGTTTTAAAGAGCCCATTTGAGACCTAGTGACCATGGTATAAGTTTTAGACTGACCTTGGCTAGAAGAAGACACACCGCTAAGATCTTTAGACAAAGGTCCAAGTTTCTGTAAGGCAGATATCAATGATAATTCACTTATCTCATCAGGTGAAGCAGTAGATATTGATGTGTGTAACTGTAAAGTCTGCTCCGTTTAGGAAGAGGAAGGTCCACATGAGGCATCACATGGAGCTTCTAAAAGGTGCTGGTCGTGGATCGAGGATGGCACCTGGACAGTGATAGGATCAGTTGTATGTGTTGATATAGTGGGCACCGTAGCATTATCCTTAGCCGCAAATGGGAACACATGTTCATCAAAAACAACATGACATGAGACATAAAACTTTCCAGAAGATGGATTAAAACACTTGTAACCTTTATGAATCTTACTATAGCCTAAGAAAATGCATGATTTGGAACGAGGTGAAAGCTTACTTTTTGTATATGGACGAAGCCAAGGAAAGCATAAGCATccaaaaatgtgcaaaaaaaGAATAATCAGGTTTCATGTTAAACAAAACTTTAAAGGGAGATTTGTGATTCAGACGGGGAGTTGGAAGTCTATTGATAGTGTAAACAGCAGTTTCAAAAGCATTAGTCCAGATTTTTTTCTAGAACATTAGCATGTGTTAACAATACACGTCTCGTCTCATAATATGACGATGTTTACGTTCAACACAACCATTCTGCTCTGGGGTGTAGGGACATGAAGAGCGTTGTGTAATACCATTCTCGCGTAAATAAGTAGTTAAGGCTTGAAATTCGCCCCCCCTAAATCTGCTTGAAAGGATTTGATAGGGCAACCAAAGTATTTTTCAACAATTGTCCGAAATTGGATAAAGACGGATAATACTTCAGATTTAAATTGGAGAAAATAAATCCAGGTATATTTGCTAAAATGATCAAAGAACATAACGTAATAGCGATATCCATCATTAGAAGTAATAGGGGtcggaccccaaacatcagaacAAATCAAATCTAAAGGGCCATTGGCCTTAAAACTAGACTCAACAAAAGGGATTTTGTGACTCTTGCTAACATCAAAAGCTGAACATAAAGTAGGAGACTTATAAGTAGAAAAACAATAACTTAAGATGGCAGTGCCCAACGGACAGTAGGATAAGAGGCATGAGCTAAGCGAGCATGCCAGACACCAAGTGAAGCAGCATAAGAAGGAGATGAGAGACGCGACTGCATATCTGGGAGTGCATATAAACCATCATCTTTCGGCCCTTTGTGAAGAATGCCCGTTGTTTTCAAATCCTTAATCAAAAAATAATTAGGAAAGAATTCAATAGAAACCTGATTAGAGGTAGTAAAGGAACTAATGGACAATAAATTTTGTTTGGCATTTAGAACATGAAGAATGTTATCAAGAGAAAAATTACGATTAGAAATAGATATAGAACCTTTTCCAATATGAGAGATGGGCAGTGTTGAACCATTACCTAAGGTTACTTCCTCTGGACCTTGATACTTGGAATGGATGGCTAAATTGTCAAGATCAGTTGTTAAATGATGCGTGGTGCCACTATCCATCAACCAGTTCTGTCTAGAATATGTTGGAGTGCTTGCTAAATTGGAAGAAGGACGACCAATAACTCTAGGACCATTAGTAGACTTAGGCGAAGGGCAAACTCTTGCGATATGACCTTTGCCTTCGCAATTGTGACAAATAATTCCAGAAGTGTCATATTTTGCTTGTGTACCAGTGGAGTTTAGATGGTTACGATTCTGGAATTGCTGGGAATATCCTGGACCACTAGCACGTCCACGACCTCGACCTCcacggcctctacctcggccttgTGTGGATGATAAAGAGCTTTGAGTGTAATGGGCAGTGGGAGCTATAACAGTAAGGGCTTCACCCCTTTTTAGTTGTCTTTCTTCGTTCAATAACATGCCATAAAGGACATCAAACGAAATGTCTTCATGATGAGATTCAAGGGCTATTGTGAACGGGCGATATGCAGGGCCTAGACCAGCAAGTACAAACTCAACGTGTTCATCATTATGGACTAGGTGTTGCAGAGCAGCAAGCTTATCTGAAATCGCCTTGGCACCTTGAACATAACTCTCAATGGTGGCATTATCTCGACGCAAAGTATGCAGTTGCGTCTTTAGTTCACGAACTTGTGGCTTGGAACCTGACGCATATGCTATCACAAGTTTATCCCAAGCTTCACGAGCAGTTTCTGCTCCAACCAACTGTGATAAAACACTTTCCGAAACCGAAGCAACAATCCAACTCAACACGAGTTGATCTTGACGAACCCAAGATTTATAGGCTGGATTAGATTGTTTATCATCTAAAAACTCGGCTGGTGCTGATTCGCTACCATCAATATGATGGTTAAGACCACAACCACACACCATGGGAAGAAACCGAGTCTTCCATAACAGGAAATTCGACGACGTGAGCTTTACGGGCAATTGATGAGCAAGATTTGGTGTGGAAGGGTATGAAATCATAGTATTGCTGGAAGAGGCTATGTCTTTAGTCATGGTGTATTGTTGTAGTGCTACAATTAcgggaaagagagaaaaaaatgatGGCTGTTAAGCCACTATGGCTCTTGATACCATGATAAGAGTCTGCAGATTTCTCTGTTATAGAtacatgaatatatatatatatatatatatatatatagacacacacacacatgagGCTTATGAGTCCTAACTAAACTATAGCACTTGGGACACCAAGTAATGAACTATCCTAAATACAACAGGCTACATATAGTTTCAGGTATAGTAGGATTGTATTCTTTACAATTGGGCGGGCGACTATTTTGTTAGTAGTAAtagattatctataattattctATACTATAAGTAGTTATTTATTGTTGTATGTATGATACTTTAATTTGATAGGGTTTCGgatgataaaaataaataaataatacagATAGTCAGACATTATACCCGTAAAGCAAAACATACCAATTTATTCAATTTTcggatttaaaataaattgattcCTCAGATTTTTATTTGTTgtttgttattttcctttttaaaaatcTTATTCTGTTGGGCAATAAAGGTGTTAAAGATTCCGTGAAGTAGAAAAATGGAAAAACAAATCTGAAATAAACAAATGTAAAATTGCAGGAGAAAATTgacaaaaaaagagagagaaacacATAAAAAAGGGGCAAAATACTCTTAACCATCCAAGAACAACAAGGGGCAAAGGGTTTCTCACTTTTCTCCCCCCACTAGTTGTTATATCAGGTTTCTTTCTCCATTATTTTCACTCATGTTTTTTCTCCTACCTTCATTTCTCcaactcctttttttttttgtggtagAAATTCTATTATGTAAGctgatttttgtgtatttttctttaagaatCTGTCTATTAaattaaatgtttttttttggggGTTAATTTTTTCATTTCTGCAAACCACTTTCGTAGGTTTTGAGGTGGATTTGTTTCTCTCAAAAAAATTGAGAGGGGTTTTATGGTAAACTTAGGAATCTGAACTTTTGGGCATAACTTGCTGTTATATGTTGATTTTGGGGTTTTCTTGGATCCTCTAGTTTTTGTTGAAATGGATATCAAGgtctgatttttgtttttatgCAATATGGTGGAGTTTGATCTTTCATTGGTGTAAAGTTTGGGGCATTTTTGTGtgttggaagaggaagaggaaaaaaaaattctGGGATTTGTCTAAATTTTGCCAAAGGGAGAGGCTTTGCTCaaattttgagattttgtttGGATTTTTGATCCTATTTTACCTTATGGGTGTTTCTGGGAAGAATTGATTGTTTAGTTGTTTGGTGGACAGTTTTGGGTATTGAATTTGATTGgtcaaaaatggaagaagacaGAATAGAAAGTGGGATCAAGATTAGTACAGATGAGTCTCAGTGTTTTGAGATGGAAGTGGAATCTTGTGAGACTGGAATACCTGGTTTGAACAATGAGAATGGTGAAGGAAGCAATGGTAATGTGGTATTTTCGAGAGAATCTCCGCTTGTAAGTAAAGACTTTAGATCATCTGCTATagttggaggaggaggagggtgTAATTGTGGAGTTAATAAACTTAAAGCCAGATTGTCTAGTTCAGACTGTGAGGTTGGGAAAAATGAGAAATCGGGGCATGAGAAGAAGCTTAATAGACAAGAGAGGATCGAGTTAGGGCGATTGTTTCAGGGTGCTGTGAGTTGCCATGACTGGGAGCTCGCTGAGAGTTTGATTCTACTGGCGGATCCCCTGACTCTGAATGATGCATTATGCATCGCGTTAGATTCGATATGATTTTTAAGTACACAAGAAGAGTTATATGGGATAACAGGGTTGATTAAGAAGATCATTTCTAATGGTGCCTTTGATTTCACTCGGGCAGCCCTAAGGACTTCATTTCTTGCTTCTTGTGTTTCTGCTTGCCAGAGTAGGACTATGAGCCTCGCGGATACCGTGACTGTAATGGCACAAAGGTCAGAGATTTTGCCCTTTTTCCGTGACATCATTTATGTGATTGAAGTTGGACTTTCCTCACATAAACTTGAATTTACTTTTTGATGGTAGAAAAAGTCCGAAGGACATTCAATTTTCCATTTGATGTTCTACCATCTCTTAAATATGCATATCTGGTAAAATTAGTACAAATACTGCATATTGTTTGAAATCTTAAGTTCTTCCAAAACCATGAATTTTGGATTTCCACTCTGGACGTAGGTCTAGAAAGTTTTCTTGTAAATCTAATTTCTTGCTGGCATGTATACTGACCTGACCCTAAAGAGTCATATCTATTCACTTGAAAGAGCATCTTACTAGCTTCCCAGTCTCGAACAATCTGTGACATTCATATCTGCCCAAAATTCTTAATGCTGACATTTCTACTTTCAGTCTTCTCCAGACATGTAAGCATTAAGAACATGCATCTGCTTATTGGTAAAGTAAATAAAGAATCTTCATATAATTTGCTGGTCTGTTATCATTTCTGCATGTTTAGGATTTCAATTGGTAATGATTTAAGAGTTTGAGTTTTAACTTTtgatattgttttttttttccttcctttcctttttcactTTATGTCTATTTTATTCTTATGTTGGGTGCTTGTGTTGCTCAACTTTTGGCTGGATTTTCGCCCCTACTCTTAGCAGGTTGCGTGAACGACTTCAAGAGTGCAATGGGGATGAAGTTTTGAAGGCAGAAGCTGGTGCTAAGGTTCAGAAGTTCACTGAATGGGCTCTTAAATGTATTGGTTTCCATTCCCGCTGCCAAGGGAACAGGGATAAGGTTGGGCATAATGCTGCTGTTGAAATACAACTACAGTTGTCGGCTTTCAAGACTTTCCTTGATCTTGCTGGGAACCACCTTACAGGAAAGGATTTCACGGAAGCATTTGACGCAGCTTGCTTCCCACTTACACTCTTCTCTAGTTCGTTTGATCCGGGCTGGGCATCGGGTATTTCAGCTACGGCAATCCAAGGACTGCTTGGCATGTTGGTGGAGGGCGGTGCGGACAATGTCAACCAATGCTTTCTTGAAGCATCTCGTTTTGGGAGCACTGAGCTTGTCCGCATTCTTCTCCAGGTATACTAGCATTTACAATATTTGTTTTGTACCTTTGCTTTTAGAAAGACATATCCTCCCTTTTAGTCAGTTTTACTTCCGAGTATTTTTCCAAGGTTACTGTGTTTCTATGGTGCTTGATATATTAAGTTTCACTTGTAATGCTTGTTTGGTTTGACATTCTTTCTTTCTCGCCCTTAACTTTCAGTCAGGCTTAGAAAAGTACTTTTAATATTTCACTCCAGTTTCACTTCGAGAAAAAGCAACAGAGacataaacaagtaaagaaaaatttACATATACACCACAAAACCGATGAAGATCTCAAGTTGAAGTGATTTACCTTATTCCAGTTCTTCTCCTAGTGCGAGGGCAGTTAAACATCCAAATATAGTGCAGCATGCTGGAGTGACTTGTTAGGTAGAAAGTCGATTGAAACTTCATTAGAGTGGTGTCTTTTTGGCCTTTATTTCTGCACAAGAACTCATTACCTTTACTAATATTCTAACAAGTTACACCATAGCATTGAGGTTTGAAATTGGTATATCCTAATAAATTAATTATTGAGAAGATTCATCAGAGTTCCACTATTTTTATGCTGGTTATCAACCTATCGCAATAGCACTGGTAATACTACAATAGTAGACAGTGTGTTGGATATGGACAAACATTAAGAACAAAAATCTTGAAATGAGAAGACCATGGCTTGAGCTTCACTAGGACGAGATTGTAGGTTTTTGTATATAGCTAGTTACATACGGTGCAAATAACGTTAGGACTATCGAGCAAGAGATATGAGGGGCATTTTCCATCAGTTTTTTAGGTTCAAACATCATGTATAGAGTTCAATATGTGAGCGTCACTATACAGATTAAGAAAGCATCTAAAGTAATTTAAAGGGAGAATAAAGttgaaatataaaattaattcctcAATGTAGTAGCAGAATCTCCCTGCTGTGAAAAAGAATAGTAGGATTGTCCCCTTTGCTCCTTGCCCTACTTAGAACTCACTCTAGAGAAGGAAATTGGAGATTTGTTCTTTCTGGTGTGTCAGAGGTGTGCTAAAGCTCTGAATTTAGGTATAAGCATGGAGCTATGCTCCGGTTATGAGGTGTTCTAATTCGTACTAAGGCATTGGTCGTGGCTCATATACACTTCCACTAGGAGAGGAAACTGTTAAACAAAACATATAACAAACAAAGGTACATACAGACCCACACTACACATATATAGATTGAGTGTATGAGAGAAATCTTATCGATGATTTATGGTAATGGTCTGAAATAGGAAAGGAGAAGCTTAGTTAAAAATCTAGTCACCAAATCCTTGCATTAGAAACTTATAATCTGTTAGAAACCTAAAATTTAAAATGGTCATTGAGGATTGAGCTTTGTAGGCCACTTTTTACTTTTTACTTTGCTATGTTtgacttttgcttttctttctccCCCTTCATTTGTCCATATATTGTTGTTTGTGGTAATATTGATTTTTCTTGTAAGTATATaagattcttttatttttctcgtCATTTGTACCTTTTTCACTAAACTACAAGCTTTAATTGTACTTTGCAGCTAAAGTGCTAGTAGATTTGACACTTTTATGTTTTTCGCCTTTAACAATGTTGGTTTTCTCCTGAATGTCATTAGAAAATGACACAATTGATTATGTAAAAAATGTGTTTTCTacttgaaaagaacaaaaaggtaGGATGTAGTTTCCTGATAGTATTCAGTAACGTGGGGTTTTTTCTCCAAATACAAAAACTATGCTTCAATCCCAAACAATTTGGGGTCAGTTGTATGAATCTTCTTTGACCATGTTTCTCCATTTAAACTCATCCCAAGCCAATATCATACAAACTAGAAATGAAAAGTAGAAGTACTAGAAGTTCTCTATATCTTCTGCTGGCATATAAATCTCTAACAAGGCTAAAGACTCCTAGAATATCATTTTCGATCCCGACGTGTTTCGGATGCTTGAAGACCCCCAGACACGAAGTGCCTAAACCGTGAAAATGGGATTGTGGGAGAGCAATACAACGTCGTGCAACTAGGCGGCAGAGATGGAAGAGTTCAAACACTGGAATAAGAAGCAAGTTGTCTTCCTTTTTGATCCTTTATGCAAATGCGACCTTAGCGGGGTAAgtccaggcttcgcatttgcgaagctttcTTCGCTTTTGCCAacaaaggtggatttgataagtacgttttcaaattcctaagtgcttgttgacattcctcattccattcaaaatgatcctgcttattaagggctgagaagaatttacaacacttctctgatgatttagagatgaatcttcccaaagccgcaattctccctgttaatctttgaacttctttcttgtttgaaagtatgtCAGGGATTAACAGGGAAATGACCTAGAGTAGACGTACTAACATGACTTGAACATCCCAACGAATTGGTATTGCCCATATagatctttttctttcattttgccCTATCTTTTGCTAAGTACAGATGGATTCCAAGAGATTATAGGTTTTCTAAGACAACTTCTTTTCATGTAATTTTATGTTTTCCTCATTCCCTTTTAACATCTTCACTCACCTTGGGTTCACATCTACAAACCGATGCATCTGGAGGTCGATTCAGGACACGaccaaaccatatcaaacaaccTCTCGTTTTTCcttgatatgtgctacttgtaCCTTCTAGCGAATGTGCTCATTTTAATGTTGTCTAATCTTGTATGATTGCACATCCATCAATATTATATCTTTGAGACACTCTTCTTGTGGATGTGGACTTTAGCTGCCCAACATTCACTCCCAAATGATTCTTAGGATTTGATGTCATGCGCATGTTTGTGTAGTGACAACTGTTCATGCCGAGAGTCAACTGCAACTTGGATAGGGTCCCTAAAATTTAATGTCCTTATTTCCTAGGTTTTAACCTTGTGACTGTCATAGCATCTTCGAAATCGTTGAGTTGTAATGTCACCCCTCTGTAGCCATTGATTTTCAGAAGCCTAATCGCTAGGAATCACATCGTGTTGTTGCTTTCACTGCTTCACATCCCACAAAATGGTCACGTGAGTGTGCATGCGCGCACGTGGTGGAGTAGGATCACTGGCGGAGTAAGAAAGTAGACAAAACGAAGAGCAAATGACCAGGTACTATCATCAAACAAACAACGTCCGGTGTTTTAATATATCATCGCAAACCCTCAAATTTTGTTTATGGAAATTAAACCTTTTTCCTCTTTAAATATGGCAGCTAACTAATCTATAAACGGCACAGTGGTatgtctttattttcttttcataagGGGAATATAGGAAAATGAGCTAGTATTTTTTTGTATGCCAAAGTTCATTTAATTTGGCAAGGGAGAAGTTGGTGATATTGCCAACTCATTGATGTTCAGCTACTGGGCATTACTTTGTGTTTTTGTAAGCTATTCTACTTTGGATATTCTTAATTGCTTCTCTAGATTGGGGGCTTCTTTGTATGATTGCTGAGGCTTGAATTTACGAGCAAAAGTTTCACCTTGATCATTGATTGAGGTTGTAAATGTTTTGAGTTATTTGTCTTGCATTATTGATTGAGGTGTACTATAGTATGGTTATATTTGCTTTGGCAACTGATAAACAGATGGGTTTTATGTTGTCAAGAATATTCTGCTGTTGTAATTTGTTTGTACTTCAGCTCACTTATGCTCGATGTCCTGATGAACACATCATGATTTTGATGCTGGTAAACTTGTATAATGTCGGTAGCGGTCTTGTTTTATTACTTCCAGTGGCAGTCTGAATTGTCTAATTGATTTATACTTCATTCGGATCAGTCGTGGTGTTTCTCTTATTTATAATGCTTCTTTTCACCACTTCTTTGTATGATTGCTGAGGCTTGAATTTACGAGCAAAAGTTTCACCTTGATCATTGATTGAGGTTGTAAATGTTTTGAGTTATTTGTCTTGCATTATTGATTGAGGTGTACTATAGTATGGTTATATTTGCTTTGGCAACTGATAAACAGATGGGTTTTATGTTGTCAAGAATATTCTGCTGTTGTAATTTGTTTGTACTTCAGCTCACTTATGCTCGATGTCCTGATGAACACATCATGATTTTGATACTGGTAAACTTGGTTAATGTCGGTAGCGGTCTTGTTTTATTACTTCCAGTGGCAATCTAAATTGTCTAATTGATTTATACTTCATTCGGGTCAGTCGTGGTGTTTCTCTTATTTATACTGCTTCTTTTCACCACTTCTTTGTATGATTGCTGAGGCTTGAATTTACGAGCAAAAGTTTCACCTTGATCATTGATTGAGGTTGTAAATGTTTTGAGTTATTTGTCTTGCATTATTGATTGAGGTGTACTATAGTATGGTTATATTTGCTTTGGCAACTGATAAACAGATGGGTTTTATGTTGTCAAGAATATTCTGCTGTTGTAATTTGTTTGTACTTCAGCTCACTTATGCTCGATGTCCTGATGAACACATCATGATTTTGATACTGGTAAACTTGGTTAATGTCGGTAGCGGTCTTGTTTTATTACTTCCAGTGGCAATCTAAATTGTCTAATTGATTTATACTTCATTCGGGTCAGTCGTGGTGTTTCTCTTATTTATACTGCTTCTTTTCACCACTTCTTTGTATGATTGCTGAGGCTTGAATTTACGAGCAAAAGTTTCACCTtgatattttcttatttgtttgttgctgtgttctCTTCTCCCGGCATCTTTGGAGGGTAGAGCTGTCTATCATCCTCATCTTTGCTTGGTTGTTTTCTCTCATAGATTGCTCAAAGGAATAGCTTGGATGTTGATGTCGACTTGGCTCTGGGATTTGCCTCCCATTATGGTAAAATTGGAACTATGGAATGTCTAGTGGAAGAAGGGAATGCGATGGCTTTCTTGGGACCTTTGATGAGAGCTGCTGAAAGGGGCTGCATTCAGGTAGTTGACTGGTTTGTTAAAAGAGGTTGCAGAGACATGGAACTATGTCTCGCCCTCACAGCTGCTACCTCCAGTAGTCAGGTTGAAGTTGCCGAATATCTCCTTCCTCACGTTCCTCAGCATGTTCTTGCTGCCCTAAGTATCGAGATTCTTAAGGCTGCTGGTGAAAGAAGTGGCGGATCTCTCGATGGTGTAGCATTTCTACTAAGTTCAGACTTCCTCGGTGATCCAGCTGCCACTTATGCGGTTGCGGACAGCATCGCTAAGTTGGACGACGAGGCTGTCGCTCCTGAGCTCAGGTCTTTCCTTCGGGAGCATTGGTCGGAAGCTGCTTTCTCAGACGGGCTTAGGCAAGGACAAGAACACTACTTGAATATCGTGCGTATTTTGAAATGGGGGGAATCTCCCGTGTGTTTGGGGGATCTTCCCGGGCCCTTGAGAGTAGCAATAGCATACCTGCCGCTGTATAGGGAATGTGTCAAGGCAGGGGGTTGCTTGTTATCACAAAGGCTTAGGGGGCAGCTCGTGGAAGCAGCGAAAAGGCTTGACGGCGTCGTGTTGGAAGAGGTAAACCAGGGAAGAGAATTATTGGCTGTTTTGGAGCATCATATTCCCCCATTTTTGGTTAATGCATCCAGTGCTGCTTAGGATGATAGCATCTTTTAGACTTTGAAAAAATTTCACCTCTCTTCACTCTCCCTTCACAAAGTACAATAACACAATAGTTGGGTGGGGTTGAAGGTGAGCAAAAAGTCCTCAAGGTTGGTCAATTATCTGAATGCATGTTCTGATGTGTATGTTGAGTA is a genomic window containing:
- the LOC107827397 gene encoding ankyrin repeat protein SKIP35; amino-acid sequence: MSLADTVTVMAQRLRERLQECNGDEVLKAEAGAKVQKFTEWALKCIGFHSRCQGNRDKVGHNAAVEIQLQLSAFKTFLDLAGNHLTGKDFTEAFDAACFPLTLFSSSFDPGWASGISATAIQGLLGMLVEGGADNVNQCFLEASRFGSTELVRILLQIAQRNSLDVDVDLALGFASHYGKIGTMECLVEEGNAMAFLGPLMRAAERGCIQVVDWFVKRGCRDMELCLALTAATSSSQVEVAEYLLPHVPQHVLAALSIEILKAAGERSGGSLDGVAFLLSSDFLGDPAATYAVADSIAKLDDEAVAPELRSFLREHWSEAAFSDGLRQGQEHYLNIVRILKWGESPVCLGDLPGPLRVAIAYLPLYRECVKAGGCLLSQRLRGQLVEAAKRLDGVVLEEVNQGRELLAVLEHHIPPFLVNASSAA